CATAAGCAGCGCATATGGCGCCCagcatgtgataaaaacaaTGTAGATGACAAACAATGTCTTCGCAAGGTGATAACTTTTCAACGGCGTTTGATTTCCACCAAAATGTTTTCTATTCTCTTTTATCCTAAGTCTATGTGTCCTCACgaacagatatatttttaagtaaaaggCTCCAATGATAACCGAAGGAATCCATACCAGAACGATCGAAAACACGACTGTAAATGGGTACGTTGCCATTCGGTCCCAGATGCACTCTAGACTTTTTTTATCGAAGCCATGGTCGCCGACGCCTGCTGTATTTAAAATGACTAAAGTAGTACCAACAAAGTACACGGAGACGCATATGGCGATACAGCGTTTCCTAGTAAATATTTTCCTGTATATGTCGTTTGCGCAGATGAAGAAATACCTGTTCATACTCATCATAGCAATCGTCATTAGCGATGCCACGCATGATATCGTGCAAAGGCTCGCAACGGTCTCACATAGTCCCGGTACCGTTTTGAAGAAATCTTCTCCTTCAACTTTTgctgaaatataaaatcaatatgcCAATTGAGGTCGGATATAGGCAAACGTAATcgtatgaattttataaaagcGACATAAGCCTAAAATGACATTTCCTAGTATGTTGTATCGGGTAAACTTATCGTCGATATTGCATGAACCGCAAGGTGATACGACGTCATTAATAACACCAGTATTGATATCTAAAATAATAAGTGTGCGGTCATTTATCAATGGCATTCGAAGTTAACCATATCAACTACGAAGTATGTTGGAAAATAAACTATCTTTAAAAGATGTTCTCATGTGTAGAAAATTGTGCCGAAACCTTTCTTTTTGATATGCAATATTTAATTTGGTTTTAAGTAAATTTGGTATTAGGTAAGCAAGACAGTGGAACGCGTTACGCGAAACCTAGAGGTAAACTGCATGCATCTCGTAGACTCTCAAATTCGTTCAAAGCTAaatgttatgcaggattaagaTTGAAATGATAGAAGTATTCATAAATCGAGTTCTCTTTCAATTTACCAGCgtttgaaatacaattattatttctcTTGACAGTTATCGATTAAACGGCCATTCACTCGAAGCGAGGTCAAATAACTATCACGCCAGCCAGTGAGTAAGCCGATTATatttgagttgagttgagcCTTATCGTATAAGCAGTTTATTGGAGATCGGATTTAAAAGGATCTCCCAGCCTTTCGCTAGGATTATATTCGCATACATCATTCAACGTTCAATCAATAGTCGTTGGTTCAGTTGGAGTGATATATATCTACATAGTTTACTCACAATGCCACGTCTGAAAGGAACAGTTGTGTTCTCGGCGTTTGAAAAAGAATTCTTCCTAGCATTAATTAAAAAGAATGAGAAGGTTATATTCAGAAAGGCTAATAGCACGAATGAAATACTTGAAAAAGAAAAGGTGTGGACAAATTTAACGACGGAGTACAATTGCAGGTACtgtattttcatcattgtttaACGAGTgctatgtatttttataattcattaatttattgtttgtaatacatgtaaattattagtagttatttgtgaaatttcatttcaatgaagTCCACACATACAGCTTAATAAAGAAAATCGGCATTTATAcacttgtttttttctgattttaagGAAAGAAGTCCACCCAAGGACCACTCAACAGTTGAAAGTACTTTGGAAGAATTTAAAGACGCGAGCAAAAAGCGACGTCGCGGCGATTCGGGGAAAGCACTCGGAGACGGATAGGCACGCAAATAATGTCAACCAAATCGGATATTACTCTGAACAAGTATGTTCGATTGTTAAGACTGAGCCATGCAGCTTTTCAAACGACTACAACGACGATACCAATGTTCACCAGGATAACACAGTACGTATCATACTTATTATTTTCACATACAGGTCCAAATTAAGACGTACTTACGAATTTACACGAATAAGTGAGCTATGAAATAGACTATTACATGTTAATATCATCCTTtatcaaccatttttttattcatattcttAAACTAAAAATGCAcgataattgttataaaaaaactgCAAGATGACGGAAATAAAAGATCGTTGTTTTAGAAAAATAGAATCATGTACTGTAAATATGAGTAATAGAAGTTTTAATAGTTAGGTACGGTAGGGAgaagataaacaacacatttttcaaagaaaaacagtttttagACCCAGATAACTGATTTTAGTTCAGAAAACCATTTTCTAGCGTTATTGCACAGCAATACGTTAAAGTCAAATGCGAATTTATTTATGagtatatttgaaatatgtgttgAATACATGCAACAGAGGGCGCATACTCTTAAATCAGTTAAGCATCAAGTTGAAATATCAGTTTCTTCAGAAAATGAAGCCATGTCTACTTTgcaaataacaatgttttaaggcaTGCAGGAAACGAAGTCATTCAAATTTATTAGATAACACTTTGGAAAGAGTTTATCAAAGTAAAGCTATCAATATTGTTTTAGGTAGTTCCTGAAGCAAAACATGAGGAATTCAGCGATAACGGACATGTCGGAACGTCAATCGGTTCAAGCAACTTGGGAATCATTAACCATCCATCTGAGTTTTTGAGCCAAACTTCTGCTTCTTCCGGCCATTCTTTTGTCAGTGATTTACCTGTAAAATCTCAACCTGCCAAGGTTATAGAAACACCCTTCCATGTATTCAACCCAAGTGCCGAAATAGGTATCCTGGAGAAGCATGAACATGATGTCAAAGTTAAACTCCTACTTGAAAAGCATGCTTATGAAATGGACtcgttaaaaatgaaaaaacgCCATGAACAAGAACTTTTTGAGCAACAAATGAAAGTTATGAAATTGCAGGAAAAGGAAATGATATGTAAATTGTATGTGTAACGTGATAGCTACATCAAAACATATAACCATATATCACGCCTTCAACATGAATAACGCAACGCAAGAGATCCATGTATGCAGGAATACCCCATATTTTGCTATACCGGGTCACAagttttaatacatgtacatatatccaaatggcgtctattttccgactAATGAATGAAACATGTCTCATACAGTGTTGG
The Mya arenaria isolate MELC-2E11 chromosome 12, ASM2691426v1 DNA segment above includes these coding regions:
- the LOC128210636 gene encoding myb/SANT-like DNA-binding domain-containing protein 3; this translates as MPRLKGTVVFSAFEKEFFLALIKKNEKVIFRKANSTNEILEKEKVWTNLTTEYNCRKEVHPRTTQQLKVLWKNLKTRAKSDVAAIRGKHSETDRHANNVNQIGYYSEQVCSIVKTEPCSFSNDYNDDTNVHQDNTVVPEAKHEEFSDNGHVGTSIGSSNLGIINHPSEFLSQTSASSGHSFVSDLPVKSQPAKVIETPFHVFNPSAEIGILEKHEHDVKVKLLLEKHAYEMDSLKMKKRHEQELFEQQMKVMKLQEKEMICKLYV